The Montipora capricornis isolate CH-2021 chromosome 6, ASM3666992v2, whole genome shotgun sequence genome has a window encoding:
- the LOC138052518 gene encoding neuromedin-U receptor 2-like isoform X1, translating to MSGLMSRSVKVMEGDHLKNNTQNASSAAFSTTGPVAYVYGPAGFTAFQITLWSTIAFLGVVGNILVCLVILGRLRKTRMNYYLLSLAIADLGVLIGLYPMSVVKYISPHRWVLGRVVCLYVMPTEEIFFGASIWSITVIAVERYINIAGPRRYRFGQTSHLRTRLMIVGVWLLSFLVSSVPLYPIMNDKPICAPAWPTPVMVYTYLTSLIVVGYILPLAVIAFTYVKIRQRVRDSIAFHDGMVRNDGHTNSETSHSNRSTARRMWRKNGKTRRILTPLVILFTVTMFPLNALRAFLLIKPEFAMNKYFNLVLGQIGLFVIVNSSANPLVYYITSREFKEAFKAVLASLKERKKMFNQYTLRAPSSLWSSRKSEERKGEQQATVHNTKNKFQDKLPQ from the exons ATGTCAGGTTTAATGTCACG ATCAGTTAAAGTCATGGAAGGGGATCATTTGAAAAATAACACACAGAACGCATCGTCAGCTGCTTTCAGCACTACAGGCCCTGTTGCTTATGTTTACGGTCCGGCAGGCTTTACTGCATTCCAAATCACACTGTGGTCGACAATTGCATTCTTGGGCGTGGTAGGAAACATATTGGTATGTCTTGTGATCCTTGGGCGACTCAGAAAAACCCGTATGAACTATTATTTGCTGAGTTTGGCCATAGCAGATTTGGGCGTCCTGATAGGCCTTTATCCGATGTCCGTGGTGAAGTACATCAGTCCACATCGCTGGGTATTGGGAAGAGTAGTTTGTTTGTATGTGATGCCAACGGAGGAAATATTCTTCGGAGCTTCCATCTGGTCAATAACAGTCATCGCAGTTGAGAGGTACATAAACATCGCTGGCCCTCGACGATACCGATTTGGGCAAACATCTCACTTGAGGACTAGGTTGATGATTGTTGGCGTGTGGTTGCTGTCTTTTCTTGTGTCATCTGTGCCATTATATCCAATCATGAATGATAAACCGATATGTGCCCCTGCTTGGCCAACACCCGTTATGGTTTACACGTATTTGACATCTCTTATCGTGGTCGGGTACATCCTTCCACTAGCTGTCATTGCATTCACGTATGTGAAGATCAGACAGCGAGTGCGTGACAGCATTGCCTTTCATGATGGGATGGTGCGTAATGATGGTCACACAAACTCCGAAACGTCGCATTCAAATCGATCCACAGCAAGAAGAATGTggagaaaaaatggaaagacaAGGCGAATCTTGACGCCCCTGGTTATTTTGTTTACGGTGACAATGTTCCCGCTCAATGCCCTTCGAGCGTTTCTTCTCATTAAGCCTGAGTTCGCGATGAACAAATATTTCAACTTGGTCTTGGGTCAAATTGGGCTTTTTGTCATTGTCAACTCGTCTGCGAATCCTCTTGTTTACTATATCACAAGTAGAGAATTTAAAGAGGCTTTTAAGGCAGTTCTTGCAAgtttgaaagaaaggaaaaagatgTTCAATCAGTATACTCTCCGTGCACCATCCTCATTATGGAGCTCTCGGAAGTCAGAGGAACGGAAAGGAGAACAGCAGGCCACCGTACACAACACCAAGAACAAATTCCAGGACAAACTACCCCAATAA
- the LOC138052518 gene encoding neuromedin-U receptor 2-like isoform X2, translating into MEGDHLKNNTQNASSAAFSTTGPVAYVYGPAGFTAFQITLWSTIAFLGVVGNILVCLVILGRLRKTRMNYYLLSLAIADLGVLIGLYPMSVVKYISPHRWVLGRVVCLYVMPTEEIFFGASIWSITVIAVERYINIAGPRRYRFGQTSHLRTRLMIVGVWLLSFLVSSVPLYPIMNDKPICAPAWPTPVMVYTYLTSLIVVGYILPLAVIAFTYVKIRQRVRDSIAFHDGMVRNDGHTNSETSHSNRSTARRMWRKNGKTRRILTPLVILFTVTMFPLNALRAFLLIKPEFAMNKYFNLVLGQIGLFVIVNSSANPLVYYITSREFKEAFKAVLASLKERKKMFNQYTLRAPSSLWSSRKSEERKGEQQATVHNTKNKFQDKLPQ; encoded by the coding sequence ATGGAAGGGGATCATTTGAAAAATAACACACAGAACGCATCGTCAGCTGCTTTCAGCACTACAGGCCCTGTTGCTTATGTTTACGGTCCGGCAGGCTTTACTGCATTCCAAATCACACTGTGGTCGACAATTGCATTCTTGGGCGTGGTAGGAAACATATTGGTATGTCTTGTGATCCTTGGGCGACTCAGAAAAACCCGTATGAACTATTATTTGCTGAGTTTGGCCATAGCAGATTTGGGCGTCCTGATAGGCCTTTATCCGATGTCCGTGGTGAAGTACATCAGTCCACATCGCTGGGTATTGGGAAGAGTAGTTTGTTTGTATGTGATGCCAACGGAGGAAATATTCTTCGGAGCTTCCATCTGGTCAATAACAGTCATCGCAGTTGAGAGGTACATAAACATCGCTGGCCCTCGACGATACCGATTTGGGCAAACATCTCACTTGAGGACTAGGTTGATGATTGTTGGCGTGTGGTTGCTGTCTTTTCTTGTGTCATCTGTGCCATTATATCCAATCATGAATGATAAACCGATATGTGCCCCTGCTTGGCCAACACCCGTTATGGTTTACACGTATTTGACATCTCTTATCGTGGTCGGGTACATCCTTCCACTAGCTGTCATTGCATTCACGTATGTGAAGATCAGACAGCGAGTGCGTGACAGCATTGCCTTTCATGATGGGATGGTGCGTAATGATGGTCACACAAACTCCGAAACGTCGCATTCAAATCGATCCACAGCAAGAAGAATGTggagaaaaaatggaaagacaAGGCGAATCTTGACGCCCCTGGTTATTTTGTTTACGGTGACAATGTTCCCGCTCAATGCCCTTCGAGCGTTTCTTCTCATTAAGCCTGAGTTCGCGATGAACAAATATTTCAACTTGGTCTTGGGTCAAATTGGGCTTTTTGTCATTGTCAACTCGTCTGCGAATCCTCTTGTTTACTATATCACAAGTAGAGAATTTAAAGAGGCTTTTAAGGCAGTTCTTGCAAgtttgaaagaaaggaaaaagatgTTCAATCAGTATACTCTCCGTGCACCATCCTCATTATGGAGCTCTCGGAAGTCAGAGGAACGGAAAGGAGAACAGCAGGCCACCGTACACAACACCAAGAACAAATTCCAGGACAAACTACCCCAATAA